A single window of Nicotiana tomentosiformis chromosome 1, ASM39032v3, whole genome shotgun sequence DNA harbors:
- the LOC104110083 gene encoding ribosomal RNA small subunit methyltransferase, whose amino-acid sequence MAGGKMRRDKPHRGASAGGGGSNPHFQGGISFHKSKGQHILKNPLLVDSIIQKAGIKSTDVILEIGPGTGNLTKKLLEAGKSVIAVELDPRMVLELQRRFQGTPLSNRLKVIQGDVLKCDLPYFDICVANIPYQISSPLTFKLLAHRPLFRAAVIMFQREFAMRLVAQPGDTLYCRLSVNTQLLARVSHLLKVGKNNFRPPPKVDSSVVRIEPRKPLAPVNFKEWDGLVRICFNRKNKTIGSIFRQKSVLSLLEKNYRTLQALQLAENVPSEDMEMALDVSALGETFGDLSMDADDEKDDDEMEVDDGDAKRSEFKEKVLAVLKEGKFEDKRSSKLTQADFMHLLSLFNKAGIHFS is encoded by the exons ATGGCGGGAGGGAAGATGAGGAGAGATAAGCCCCACCGTGGTGCATCGGCCGGCGGCGGCGGCTCAAATCCTCACTTCCAGGGAGGGATATCATTCCACAAATCAAAGGGTCAGCACATTCTGAAAAATCCTCTATTGGTTGATTCTATTATCCAAAAAGCCGGAATTAAATCTACTGACGTCATCCTCGAAATTGGTCCTGGTACTGGTAACCTTACTAAGAAGCTTCTAGAAGCCGGAAAGTCAGTTATTGCTGTTGAGCTTGATCCTCGTATGGTTCTCGAATTGCAACGAAGGTTTCAGGGTACTCCTTTATCTAACCGACTCAAG GTTATACAAGGAGATGTCCTCAAATGTGATCTCCCTTACTTTGACATTTGTGTGGCTAACATCCCTTATCAAATATCATCTCCTCTTACCTTCAAATTATTGGCTCATAGGCCTCTATTCAGAGCTGCAGTAATAATGTTTCAGAGAGAATTTGCTATGAGACTTGTTGCTCAACCTGGTGATACTCTTTATTGCCGCCTTTCGGTGAACACCCAGCTGTTGGCTCGAGTATCGCACTTACTCAAGGTAGGAAAGAATAATTTCAGGCCACCACCAAAGGTTGATTCTTCTGTAGTTAGAATTGAACCTAGGAAACCACTTGCTCCTGTCAATTTTAAGGAGTGGGATGGTTTGGTCAGGATCTGTTTCAACCGGAAAAACAAAACTATAGGTTCTATTTTTAGACAAAAATCCGTACTCTCTTTGCTGGAAAAAAACTATAGAACTTTGCAAGCATTGCAACTCGCTGAGAATGTTCCTTCAGAGGATATGGAAATGGCCTTGGATGTATCTGCCTTGGGAGAGACATTTGGAGACTTGAGTATGGATGCTGATGATGAGAaggatgatgacgagatggaggTGGATGATGGTGATGCTAAAAGATCTGAATTCAAAGAGAAAGTTTTGGCAGTGCTAAAGGAAGGGAAATTTGAGGATAAGAGATCTTCCAAGCTCACACAAGCAGATTTTATGCACCTACTTTCTCTGTTTAACAAGGCTGGCATACATTTTTCTTGA